The Oceaniferula flava genome has a window encoding:
- a CDS encoding zinc-dependent alcohol dehydrogenase family protein — protein sequence MKQYIMEPGADAIRLVDAEVPKLGPKDVKVQLKAASLNYRDFLMRQYAKEAIVPFSDGAGVVVEVGAEVQDFQVGDRVLGLFFPNWIDGEITREIHGVARGGGSVDGMLSEFVLGHEQSFVAVPEHLDFAEAATLPCAGLTAWHALFEHARPAKKGDTILIQGTGGVSIFALQLAVAFGLKTIVLSSSDEKLARVKEMGATHTINYRDTPDWDQEVWELTGKRGVDLVVEVGGAGTFERSMKSVKYHGVISLIGVLTGTAAEVNPFMIVGKSLQVFGIYVGSKAMQHRFHAALEEHSLTPVVDSVFEFEDADSAYVHQKSGKHFGNVVVRGMDA from the coding sequence CGCGTCGCTGAACTATCGGGATTTCCTGATGAGGCAGTATGCGAAGGAGGCCATCGTGCCGTTTTCCGATGGTGCGGGTGTGGTGGTGGAGGTGGGTGCCGAGGTGCAGGATTTCCAAGTGGGAGATCGGGTGCTGGGTTTGTTTTTTCCCAACTGGATCGACGGCGAGATCACCCGTGAGATTCATGGAGTGGCGCGCGGCGGTGGCTCGGTGGACGGAATGCTGTCGGAGTTCGTCCTCGGGCACGAGCAGAGTTTTGTCGCTGTGCCAGAGCATCTTGATTTTGCCGAAGCCGCGACCCTGCCCTGTGCCGGACTGACGGCCTGGCACGCCTTGTTCGAGCACGCACGACCCGCGAAGAAGGGCGATACGATTTTGATACAGGGAACGGGAGGCGTGTCGATCTTCGCCCTGCAGCTCGCCGTGGCATTTGGTCTGAAGACGATTGTGCTTTCGAGTTCTGATGAAAAATTGGCACGTGTGAAGGAAATGGGAGCCACGCATACCATCAATTATCGCGACACCCCGGACTGGGATCAGGAGGTGTGGGAACTTACTGGGAAACGCGGCGTGGACCTGGTGGTGGAGGTCGGTGGCGCAGGCACCTTCGAGCGCTCGATGAAGTCGGTGAAATACCACGGCGTGATCAGCCTGATCGGTGTGCTGACCGGCACGGCGGCGGAGGTGAATCCGTTTATGATCGTCGGCAAGAGCCTGCAAGTGTTCGGCATCTACGTCGGCAGCAAAGCCATGCAGCACCGCTTCCACGCAGCATTGGAAGAACACAGTCTCACACCCGTGGTGGACAGCGTCTTTGAGTTCGAAGATGCCGATTCAGCTTATGTTCACCAAAAGTCTGGTAAGCATTTTGGCAATGTGGTGGTGCGAGGGATGGATGCTTAA
- a CDS encoding four helix bundle suffix domain-containing protein, whose product MKKLRPTGGYRKLASFQTTTLIYDATVAFCKKFIDPYSRTTDQMVQAARSGRQNIAEGNRAGSTSTHSELKLTNVARASQEELLLDFEDYLRQNDLPLWPKDAPEASQVRALARQCQKQDPSDQTDQSDLNLPTDAGDRARYTLYRPWLEHADPAIRANAILCLIHQANFLLDKQLIAMEQAFVEGGGYRETLATARIAKRNQDRSDQTDSSDHKAPHCPACGRAMAIRTAKTGANQGSQFWGCTGYPDCKQTSAI is encoded by the coding sequence ATGAAAAAACTCCGCCCAACTGGCGGTTACCGCAAACTGGCATCATTCCAGACAACCACCCTGATCTACGATGCCACGGTAGCCTTCTGCAAAAAATTCATCGATCCCTACTCCCGCACCACTGACCAGATGGTCCAGGCTGCACGTAGTGGTCGGCAGAATATTGCAGAGGGCAACCGCGCTGGTTCTACCAGCACCCACTCCGAACTGAAACTCACCAATGTCGCGCGAGCATCTCAAGAAGAGCTGCTGCTGGATTTCGAAGACTACCTCCGCCAGAACGATCTCCCGCTCTGGCCAAAGGATGCCCCCGAGGCATCTCAAGTGCGGGCTCTGGCACGCCAGTGCCAAAAACAAGATCCGTCAGATCAGACCGATCAGTCGGATCTAAACCTGCCCACAGACGCCGGCGACCGTGCCCGCTATACGCTCTACCGCCCTTGGTTAGAGCATGCAGACCCCGCCATCCGCGCCAACGCGATCCTCTGCCTGATTCACCAAGCGAACTTCTTGTTAGACAAACAACTCATCGCCATGGAACAGGCCTTCGTAGAAGGCGGTGGCTACCGTGAAACCCTCGCCACCGCTCGCATCGCGAAGCGAAACCAAGATCGCTCCGATCAGACGGATTCGTCTGATCACAAAGCCCCGCACTGCCCAGCCTGCGGCAGAGCCATGGCCATCCGCACTGCCAAAACAGGAGCCAACCAAGGCTCCCAATTCTGGGGCTGCACCGGCTATCCGGACTGTAAGCAGACGTCTGCCATCTAG
- the thiC gene encoding phosphomethylpyrimidine synthase ThiC: MISRDDNEITPENAHQRSDYTGNFVEDIDNSEELAALEKDPTIFPNSTRVYVEGNIHPSVKVPMREIRLSDTEHPNGRVEENPPIRVYDCSGPWGDPDFDGNVREGLPALRRQWILDRNDVEEYDGREITAADNGYLSEKHAEKYNENKAAKNKLKEYPGLKRKPLRASAGHPVTQKWYADQGIITPEMEYIAIRENNGRMEEFKTIHDRYPTVDELPDDASEQIKEFVRQQNSTPEGYEMPRPSEIDPMKQVSRNVMNHQHPGQTYGAEIPKLITAEFVRSEVARGRAIIPANINHPENEPMIIGRNFLVKINANIGNSAVASTIDEEVEKMRWSTKWGADTVMDLSTGKNIHATREWILRNSPVPIGTVPIYQALEKVNGKIEDLTWELYRDTLIEQAEQGVDYFTIHAGVLKRFVPHTARRMTGIVSRGGSIMAKWALHHNAENFLYTHWDEICDICAAYDVSFSIGDGLRPGSIADANDYAQLAELEVQGELTTRAWAKGCQVMNEGPGHVPLQLIEENMQKQIDWCHEAPFYTLGPLTTDIAPGYDHITSGIGAANIGWYGCAMLCYVTPKEHLGLPNRDDVREGVITYKIAAHAADLAKGHPAAQERDNAISKARFEFRWRDQFALGLDPARAIDFHDETLPAEGAKTAHFCSMCGPTFCSMKITADVRKYAEENGYTGDDMSKEELASV, translated from the coding sequence ATGATCTCACGCGACGATAACGAAATCACTCCGGAAAACGCCCACCAGCGCTCCGACTACACCGGCAACTTTGTCGAGGACATCGATAACTCCGAGGAGCTTGCCGCCCTGGAAAAAGACCCGACCATTTTCCCCAACTCCACCCGCGTTTATGTGGAGGGAAACATCCACCCGTCCGTGAAAGTGCCGATGCGTGAGATCCGCTTGTCCGACACCGAGCACCCGAACGGAAGAGTCGAAGAAAACCCACCGATCCGTGTCTACGATTGCTCCGGCCCTTGGGGTGACCCTGATTTCGACGGCAACGTCCGCGAAGGCCTCCCTGCCCTGCGCCGCCAGTGGATTCTCGACCGCAATGACGTCGAGGAATACGATGGCCGCGAAATCACCGCCGCCGACAATGGCTACCTCTCCGAGAAACACGCGGAGAAATACAACGAAAACAAAGCCGCCAAGAACAAGCTCAAGGAATACCCCGGCCTGAAGCGCAAGCCGCTGCGTGCCTCCGCCGGCCACCCGGTCACTCAGAAATGGTATGCCGACCAAGGCATCATCACTCCCGAGATGGAATACATCGCGATCCGCGAGAACAACGGTCGCATGGAGGAGTTCAAAACCATCCACGATCGCTACCCGACCGTTGACGAGCTGCCCGATGACGCGTCCGAGCAAATCAAGGAATTCGTCCGCCAGCAGAACTCCACGCCCGAAGGCTACGAGATGCCGCGTCCGTCCGAGATCGATCCGATGAAACAGGTCTCGCGCAACGTCATGAACCACCAACACCCGGGCCAGACCTACGGCGCTGAAATTCCGAAGCTCATCACCGCCGAGTTCGTCAGAAGCGAGGTCGCCCGCGGCCGTGCTATCATCCCTGCCAACATCAACCACCCGGAAAACGAGCCGATGATCATTGGTCGCAATTTCCTGGTAAAAATCAACGCCAACATCGGTAACTCCGCCGTCGCTTCCACCATCGATGAAGAGGTGGAAAAAATGCGCTGGTCCACCAAGTGGGGCGCCGACACCGTGATGGATCTGTCCACCGGCAAAAACATCCACGCCACCCGCGAATGGATCCTGCGCAACTCACCAGTTCCCATCGGCACCGTGCCGATCTATCAGGCACTGGAAAAAGTCAACGGCAAGATCGAAGACCTCACTTGGGAGCTTTACCGCGACACCCTGATCGAGCAGGCCGAGCAAGGCGTCGATTACTTCACCATCCACGCCGGCGTGCTCAAGCGCTTCGTCCCCCACACCGCCCGCCGGATGACCGGTATTGTCAGTCGTGGTGGATCGATCATGGCCAAGTGGGCACTGCACCACAATGCCGAGAACTTCCTCTACACCCACTGGGATGAAATTTGCGACATCTGCGCCGCCTATGACGTTTCCTTCTCCATCGGCGACGGCCTCCGCCCCGGCTCCATCGCCGATGCCAACGACTACGCCCAACTCGCCGAGCTCGAAGTCCAGGGAGAACTCACCACCCGCGCCTGGGCCAAAGGTTGCCAGGTGATGAACGAAGGCCCCGGCCACGTGCCGCTCCAGCTGATCGAAGAGAACATGCAGAAGCAAATCGACTGGTGCCACGAAGCCCCCTTCTACACCCTCGGGCCGCTGACAACAGACATCGCTCCCGGTTACGATCACATCACCTCCGGCATCGGTGCCGCCAACATCGGCTGGTATGGCTGCGCCATGCTCTGCTACGTCACACCGAAGGAGCACCTCGGTCTCCCTAACAGAGACGACGTCCGCGAAGGCGTGATCACCTACAAAATCGCCGCCCACGCCGCTGACCTCGCCAAAGGCCACCCGGCTGCGCAGGAACGAGACAACGCCATCTCCAAAGCCCGCTTCGAGTTCCGCTGGCGCGACCAGTTCGCCCTCGGCCTCGACCCAGCCAGAGCCATCGACTTCCACGATGAAACCCTCCCCGCCGAAGGTGCCAAAACCGCCCACTTCTGCTCGATGTGCGGACCGACATTCTGCTCGATGAAAATCACCGCAGATGTGAGAAAGTATGCTGAGGAAAATGGCTACACCGGTGATGACATGAGCAAAGAGGAGCTGGCCTCCGTGTGA
- a CDS encoding efflux transporter outer membrane subunit, with protein sequence MKRLDISWLTKPSLRSGMVLPLVVAGLTGCQTMDLSKQPTQPVKLPQSWQHGADFPQTQVNVDLAQWWSEFHDPVLTELIRDSLASNPDLKSAFSAVREARARRSIEKSGLLPTLNGVASASGSRSKDSSSSSTTYSSTEVYSAGLQASWEVDLFGKQQAAVAAAQADLASSVATRESVQASLTSEVALAYVTLRSAEARMKVVQENVKNFEQTYQLASWKEQAGQTDSLDAQQAKSNLEQLRSTLPSLEQTIGNAKNSLTLMAGKTPGALDKLLAKRSGKVPEPPRKLAVGIPADTVRQRPDVRSAGYSWLAAVYRTDAAEAEKMPSLTLSGSLGVDSDGLSKLLRPEQAAASVIAGLTAPIFDGGKIRSQIEVQSEQEEQAWQSYKSSVLTALSEVEDALIACQKNEQRAEITQRALQAAENAEQLARQSYEAGVEDIDTVLNTQRALLSIQEQVVTVQGDRSSSFVALYKALGGGWQR encoded by the coding sequence ATGAAACGACTCGATATTTCTTGGCTGACCAAGCCCTCTCTGCGGTCCGGCATGGTGCTGCCCTTGGTGGTGGCCGGGCTTACAGGCTGCCAGACGATGGATTTGAGCAAGCAACCCACTCAGCCGGTGAAGCTGCCGCAAAGCTGGCAACATGGTGCCGATTTCCCGCAAACGCAGGTGAACGTGGACCTCGCTCAATGGTGGAGTGAATTCCATGACCCCGTGCTGACCGAGCTGATCCGTGACTCCCTAGCCTCGAATCCCGACCTGAAATCAGCCTTCTCGGCCGTGCGTGAAGCTAGGGCGCGGAGGTCCATCGAGAAGAGTGGCCTGTTGCCGACGCTTAATGGCGTAGCTTCAGCCAGTGGCAGCCGCAGCAAAGATTCCAGCTCCAGCTCGACCACCTATTCTAGCACCGAAGTTTACTCGGCAGGTTTACAGGCGTCATGGGAAGTGGATCTCTTTGGCAAACAACAGGCTGCCGTAGCCGCCGCTCAGGCTGATCTGGCCAGTTCGGTGGCCACTCGGGAATCGGTTCAGGCGTCGCTGACGTCCGAAGTCGCCCTCGCCTATGTCACGTTGCGCAGCGCGGAAGCACGCATGAAAGTGGTGCAGGAGAACGTCAAAAACTTCGAGCAAACTTACCAGCTGGCGTCGTGGAAAGAGCAAGCTGGCCAGACTGACTCTCTGGATGCGCAGCAGGCGAAGAGCAATTTGGAGCAACTCCGGTCGACGCTTCCCTCGCTGGAGCAAACCATCGGTAATGCGAAAAACTCACTGACCTTGATGGCTGGGAAAACGCCGGGAGCGCTTGATAAGCTGCTGGCGAAACGATCGGGCAAAGTGCCTGAGCCACCACGGAAATTGGCAGTCGGCATCCCCGCAGACACGGTGCGCCAGCGCCCTGACGTGCGTAGCGCAGGTTATTCTTGGCTCGCGGCGGTGTATCGCACCGATGCGGCAGAGGCGGAGAAAATGCCTTCCTTGACCTTGAGTGGAAGCCTCGGCGTGGACAGCGATGGTCTTTCCAAACTGCTCCGTCCTGAGCAAGCTGCCGCCAGTGTGATTGCGGGGCTAACAGCTCCTATTTTCGACGGAGGAAAGATTCGCAGCCAGATCGAGGTGCAGAGCGAGCAGGAGGAACAAGCATGGCAGAGCTATAAATCCAGTGTGCTGACGGCGCTCTCGGAAGTCGAAGACGCATTGATCGCCTGTCAGAAAAACGAACAGCGGGCTGAGATCACCCAACGGGCGCTGCAGGCGGCGGAAAATGCCGAGCAACTCGCGCGGCAAAGTTATGAGGCTGGGGTGGAGGATATCGATACCGTCCTCAATACCCAGCGGGCATTGCTCAGCATTCAGGAGCAGGTGGTCACCGTCCAAGGCGATCGCTCAAGCTCCTTCGTGGCCCTTTACAAAGCTCTGGGTGGTGGCTGGCAGCGTTAA
- a CDS encoding efflux RND transporter periplasmic adaptor subunit: MKTQQHDDLADKIRANSPSRRKRFITLLILLLLLAGAAFALQKYYYGGDDGKPTYVTEAIDRGSIAVTVTATGNLEPTNEVSVGSEISGTMDKVLVDYNDTVEEGQVIAVLDTTKLEQELNSLRASLSVAKASVNQAKATVAESESSLKRLQELHRISGGKTPSQADLDTATATRDRALASLESAKAAVLKAEAEVKVTETDLDKSEIKSPITGIVLSRSVEPGSTVAAQFSAPELFIVAETLTKMKLEVAVAEADIGRMKPGQSASFTVDAWPDRTYEAKVVKVSYASEITDNVVTYEAELEVKNDDLSLRPGMTATADIRVAESNNILMVSNAVLRYKPGSGSTETKEAPKQSLLENLTPGPPRRAMRGGGGGRSGKGRSGKGQSGEGGRANGGGAAGETSMKSIWILDNGEPKQISVATGLTDGRHTEVLGPEVEEGMQVIIREKVDTP; encoded by the coding sequence ATGAAAACACAACAACATGACGACCTCGCGGACAAGATTCGCGCCAACTCACCCTCACGGCGGAAGCGCTTTATCACACTGCTGATTCTCTTGCTGTTACTCGCTGGAGCAGCCTTCGCCTTGCAAAAATACTACTATGGAGGTGACGATGGAAAACCGACCTATGTCACCGAAGCTATCGACCGCGGAAGCATCGCCGTCACAGTGACAGCCACAGGCAATCTGGAGCCCACCAATGAGGTGAGCGTCGGTAGTGAAATCTCCGGCACCATGGACAAGGTGCTGGTGGATTACAATGACACCGTCGAAGAAGGTCAGGTCATCGCAGTGCTGGATACCACAAAGTTAGAGCAGGAGCTGAACAGCCTGCGGGCATCGCTCTCCGTGGCCAAGGCTTCGGTGAACCAGGCCAAGGCAACAGTGGCTGAAAGTGAATCGTCGCTCAAGCGGCTGCAAGAGCTGCACCGTATCAGTGGAGGGAAAACTCCCTCGCAGGCAGACCTCGATACCGCCACGGCCACTCGAGACCGCGCCTTGGCCAGTTTGGAGTCGGCAAAGGCTGCCGTGTTGAAGGCGGAAGCGGAAGTGAAAGTCACCGAGACCGATCTGGATAAATCCGAAATCAAATCGCCGATCACAGGCATCGTTCTCTCTCGCAGCGTGGAACCTGGATCCACTGTGGCGGCGCAGTTTTCAGCCCCCGAGTTGTTCATCGTTGCTGAAACACTCACCAAAATGAAACTGGAAGTCGCCGTGGCTGAGGCTGACATCGGTCGGATGAAGCCGGGTCAATCGGCCAGCTTCACGGTGGATGCCTGGCCGGACCGGACCTATGAAGCCAAAGTGGTGAAGGTTTCCTACGCTTCCGAGATTACCGACAATGTGGTCACCTACGAGGCGGAACTTGAAGTGAAAAATGATGACCTCAGTCTGCGCCCGGGCATGACTGCCACGGCCGACATTCGTGTGGCCGAAAGCAATAACATCTTGATGGTGTCGAATGCAGTGCTCCGCTACAAGCCTGGTTCCGGCAGCACAGAAACCAAGGAGGCTCCCAAGCAGAGCCTCTTGGAGAACCTCACGCCTGGACCACCACGCCGGGCGATGCGCGGTGGTGGAGGTGGCCGCTCTGGTAAAGGACGGTCCGGTAAAGGCCAATCAGGTGAGGGTGGCAGAGCTAATGGCGGTGGAGCTGCAGGCGAAACATCCATGAAATCGATCTGGATCTTAGACAACGGCGAACCGAAACAAATCTCTGTAGCAACAGGTCTTACGGATGGTCGGCACACCGAAGTTCTTGGGCCCGAAGTAGAAGAGGGTATGCAGGTCATCATCAGAGAGAAAGTGGACACACCATGA
- a CDS encoding ABC transporter ATP-binding protein, with amino-acid sequence MKQDQLIELKGITKTYGQGDAAFQALKGVDLSIGEGEFVAVMGPSGSGKSTLMNLLGCLDVPSGGQYHFSGIDVGGLNSDERSLLRRYALGFVFQGFNLLARTSARENVELPLLYRGVTAKERREASIAALESVGMGDKLKNTSAELSGGQQQRVAIARALVSQPSMLFADEPTGNLDTVTSIEIMNLMVNLNQEAGITIVMVTHEDDIASYAKRVIRVKDGLIESDYLNPTD; translated from the coding sequence ATGAAACAGGACCAACTGATTGAGCTCAAAGGAATCACAAAAACCTACGGCCAAGGCGATGCTGCCTTCCAAGCTCTGAAAGGCGTGGACCTCAGCATTGGCGAAGGGGAGTTCGTGGCTGTGATGGGACCGAGTGGGTCTGGCAAGTCGACTTTGATGAACTTGTTAGGCTGTCTCGACGTTCCATCCGGCGGGCAGTATCACTTCTCGGGCATCGATGTGGGAGGACTGAACTCCGACGAACGATCGCTGCTGAGAAGGTATGCTTTGGGTTTTGTCTTCCAAGGTTTCAACCTGTTAGCCAGAACCTCGGCGCGGGAGAATGTGGAACTGCCTCTGCTCTACCGTGGTGTCACCGCCAAGGAGAGGAGGGAGGCATCGATCGCAGCTCTGGAGTCGGTGGGTATGGGGGATAAGTTGAAAAACACCTCGGCCGAACTCTCCGGGGGGCAGCAGCAGCGGGTGGCTATTGCACGCGCATTGGTATCGCAACCAAGCATGCTGTTCGCAGATGAGCCGACCGGTAACCTCGACACTGTCACCAGCATCGAAATCATGAACCTGATGGTGAACCTCAATCAAGAAGCCGGGATCACCATTGTGATGGTGACCCATGAAGACGATATCGCGAGCTACGCGAAACGTGTGATCCGAGTCAAAGATGGCTTGATCGAATCCGATTACCTGAACCCAACCGACTGA
- a CDS encoding ABC transporter permease gives MFFNALYIALCEIRRNLMRAFLTVLGIIIGVAAVITMVTLGQGATSAVKNQISNLGSNLLVLRPGQGFGPRSSSAGVPNFSEKDAQAVEEQIGGLVSVAPTSSTNVSTIYLQNARSTEVTGTTPEYFSIGKWSLESGRFFERSDLVSGKAVCVIGGTVKKEMFGSEDPIGTKIRLGKSSCEVIGVLKTKGQSGQGRDQDDTIVVPLTTLQRRLVGKTSEHDISTILISAEDDADTTAIINEISLLMRERRNLQANEDDDFTVIDTRQIAEAVSSSTQVMTTLLGAVAGVSLLVGGIGIMNIMLVSVTERTREIGIRLAVGARAREVLLQFLVEAVTLACIGGLIGLALAFGLCVVLSKVIGVPFLFDMKINLIAFLFSGAVGVLFGFMPARRAAALDPIDALRHE, from the coding sequence ATGTTTTTTAATGCTTTATATATCGCCCTCTGTGAAATCCGGCGCAATCTCATGCGTGCGTTTCTCACCGTGTTAGGAATCATCATCGGCGTGGCCGCAGTGATCACCATGGTGACGCTGGGACAGGGTGCCACCAGCGCAGTGAAGAATCAGATTTCCAACTTGGGAAGTAACCTTCTGGTGCTGCGTCCCGGTCAGGGGTTTGGTCCACGTTCGTCATCGGCCGGGGTGCCAAATTTCAGTGAGAAAGATGCCCAGGCGGTGGAGGAACAGATCGGTGGTCTGGTCAGTGTGGCTCCCACGAGTTCGACCAATGTCAGCACCATCTACCTGCAGAACGCCCGCTCTACCGAGGTGACCGGCACCACGCCCGAATACTTCAGTATCGGAAAATGGAGCCTAGAAAGCGGTCGGTTTTTCGAACGCTCGGACTTGGTTTCTGGTAAGGCTGTCTGTGTGATTGGCGGCACGGTGAAGAAGGAAATGTTTGGCTCGGAAGATCCTATTGGGACGAAAATCCGGCTGGGTAAATCCTCCTGTGAAGTCATCGGCGTGTTGAAAACCAAAGGTCAGTCGGGGCAAGGTCGCGACCAAGACGATACCATTGTTGTTCCTCTAACAACTTTGCAGAGGCGCTTGGTCGGCAAGACTTCGGAGCATGATATTTCTACCATCCTCATCTCCGCGGAAGACGATGCCGACACCACTGCGATCATCAATGAGATCAGCCTATTGATGCGTGAACGCAGAAACTTGCAGGCGAACGAAGATGATGATTTTACTGTCATCGACACCCGTCAGATTGCCGAGGCCGTGAGCTCGTCCACCCAGGTGATGACTACTCTGTTAGGAGCAGTGGCTGGAGTGAGTTTGTTAGTGGGCGGTATTGGGATTATGAACATTATGTTGGTATCGGTAACCGAGCGGACGCGTGAAATCGGTATCCGCCTGGCGGTGGGAGCGAGGGCGCGTGAGGTGCTTCTGCAGTTCTTGGTCGAGGCGGTGACCTTGGCGTGCATCGGTGGCCTGATCGGGCTGGCCTTGGCCTTTGGTCTCTGTGTAGTCTTATCCAAGGTCATCGGCGTTCCGTTTCTATTTGATATGAAGATCAATTTAATCGCATTCTTATTCTCAGGCGCCGTGGGGGTGTTGTTTGGATTCATGCCGGCGCGTCGTGCCGCGGCCTTGGATCCCATCGATGCCCTCCGTCATGAATAA
- a CDS encoding response regulator transcription factor, producing the protein MRLLVIEDDPDLRRSLVANLREETYAVDEAEDGGEGLFMAQETDYDCIVLDGMLPVMDGWTLLATLRQEKKTPVLMLTARDGLDDRIRGLDGGADDYLVKPFDLEELLARLRALIRRSSGETLRVIEIGDVAVDLACKEIRRAGAVVAVTAREYALVEYLALKHGRVVSRTELYEHLFDADEDTLSNLLDVHVSNIRKKLGSGLIVTRRGLGYMILD; encoded by the coding sequence ATGAGATTATTGGTCATCGAGGACGATCCTGATTTGCGCCGTAGTTTGGTCGCCAACCTGCGTGAGGAGACCTACGCGGTGGATGAAGCTGAGGACGGCGGCGAGGGGCTGTTCATGGCTCAGGAGACGGATTACGACTGCATTGTGCTCGATGGCATGCTGCCAGTGATGGATGGCTGGACGCTTCTGGCCACCCTGCGACAGGAAAAGAAAACTCCGGTGCTGATGCTCACCGCGCGAGACGGCTTGGACGATCGCATCCGCGGCCTGGACGGTGGAGCGGATGACTATTTGGTGAAACCTTTTGATCTCGAAGAACTGTTAGCCCGTCTGCGCGCATTGATTCGCAGGTCCAGTGGCGAAACGCTTCGGGTCATCGAGATCGGTGATGTGGCGGTGGATTTGGCCTGCAAGGAAATCCGCCGCGCTGGTGCGGTGGTGGCAGTGACCGCCCGCGAATACGCGCTGGTGGAATATCTCGCCCTCAAACACGGCCGGGTGGTGAGTCGGACCGAGCTCTACGAGCACCTCTTCGACGCCGATGAAGACACGCTTTCGAACTTACTCGATGTCCACGTTTCCAATATTCGTAAAAAACTAGGATCCGGCCTGATTGTCACCCGACGAGGGCTCGGATACATGATCCTCGATTAA
- a CDS encoding sensor histidine kinase — MRPFHSLRWSLQLWHALILSVVIAALCILSYRTVRVERMTQLEEELVEFDRNIVGKAVFDRDARAGRGSPYSNDEARARLSHLASEPGVPLAVSGHSGTESSDHSYFAAWDEQKKPLFVSKNAPQDVKVLDDEPEGGERLLHLEGDHLVFRHRTPQGFHTLSGLDIRGEMEKLNKFRFVLIASGTGLWLAGLAGGWWLAGRAIRPIGVIAQTASRIADGNLSERVETMENDDELASLGKVLNGTFDRLEVMIRQQKQFIADASHELRTPVTVILSETQRGLKKNERTVEEYREILQTTGRMSERMKGLIVSLLALAHQDLAEVEGVDEVCDLGAIVRESGELLQALAQERASQLSVTAPDVPYSGNPQALSMMVTNLVSNAIDHNPEGTEVEVKLTHGDEIVLTVEDHGQGIAPEHLPHLFNRFYRVDSARHSGDHRGLGLAIVQSAAVNHGGRVDVVSTVGEGTTFTVTLPLKNPKKQAGEVGR; from the coding sequence ATGCGCCCATTTCATTCACTGCGCTGGAGCTTACAGCTCTGGCATGCCCTGATCCTCTCGGTGGTCATCGCGGCACTCTGTATTCTTTCCTACCGGACGGTGCGCGTGGAGCGGATGACGCAGCTGGAAGAGGAGCTGGTGGAGTTCGATCGCAATATTGTCGGCAAGGCGGTCTTTGATCGAGATGCACGAGCGGGCAGAGGGAGTCCCTACTCAAACGATGAGGCGCGTGCCCGGCTGAGTCACCTGGCATCCGAGCCCGGCGTGCCGCTGGCCGTTTCCGGTCATTCCGGGACAGAGAGCAGTGATCACTCCTACTTCGCGGCCTGGGATGAGCAGAAGAAACCTTTGTTTGTTTCCAAGAATGCACCGCAGGATGTGAAGGTGCTGGACGACGAGCCTGAAGGGGGCGAGCGGCTACTGCACCTTGAAGGAGATCATTTGGTCTTCCGCCACCGCACACCGCAGGGTTTTCACACCCTCAGTGGTCTGGATATCCGGGGTGAAATGGAGAAGTTGAATAAATTCCGTTTCGTTCTCATCGCGAGCGGCACCGGGCTTTGGTTGGCGGGGCTGGCCGGCGGCTGGTGGCTGGCGGGAAGAGCAATTCGGCCAATCGGAGTGATCGCGCAAACCGCCAGTCGTATTGCCGATGGCAACCTGTCCGAAAGGGTGGAAACGATGGAGAATGACGACGAACTCGCGTCCTTGGGTAAGGTCTTGAACGGCACCTTCGACCGACTCGAGGTGATGATCCGGCAGCAGAAACAATTTATCGCAGACGCATCACATGAACTTCGCACTCCAGTCACGGTGATCTTGAGCGAGACCCAACGCGGACTGAAAAAAAACGAGCGCACGGTGGAGGAATACCGCGAGATCCTGCAAACCACCGGTCGGATGAGCGAGCGTATGAAGGGGCTGATTGTTTCCCTGTTAGCCTTGGCGCATCAGGACCTCGCGGAGGTCGAAGGGGTGGATGAAGTCTGTGACCTCGGTGCGATTGTGCGCGAGTCCGGCGAGCTTCTGCAAGCGCTGGCCCAAGAGCGTGCCAGCCAGTTATCGGTGACGGCGCCGGATGTTCCCTATTCAGGAAACCCGCAAGCGCTCTCGATGATGGTGACGAATTTGGTGTCCAACGCCATCGATCACAACCCCGAGGGAACCGAGGTGGAGGTGAAACTGACGCATGGTGATGAGATTGTGCTGACTGTGGAAGATCATGGTCAGGGGATTGCGCCCGAGCACTTGCCGCACTTGTTCAATCGGTTTTACCGTGTCGACTCGGCCAGGCATTCAGGCGATCACCGAGGCTTGGGCTTGGCCATCGTGCAGTCGGCCGCGGTCAATCACGGCGGACGCGTGGATGTCGTGAGCACGGTGGGCGAGGGGACGACATTTACCGTCACGCTGCCGTTGAAAAACCCCAAGAAGCAAGCCGGCGAAGTGGGGCGTTGA